A genomic stretch from Lathyrus oleraceus cultivar Zhongwan6 chromosome 2, CAAS_Psat_ZW6_1.0, whole genome shotgun sequence includes:
- the LOC127118712 gene encoding protein MAINTENANCE OF MERISTEMS-like: MSLLTMGQEHRGTRANIASFDPKKFRQRSHPMPYPDPWCVPYIERAGFGHVMHVVNATIDAKFILALCERWRPETHTFHLPTGECTVTLEDVYMLLGLRIDGKPVTGNVQQPNQICVQMLGVDLVEGEGSAKARGQGIKLSSLQLYHDSITLTEESSEQEKVIKTRFTLCYCLGTCYFPKGQEIA, encoded by the exons atgtctcttcttaccatgggccaagaacacagaggaactagggcaaacattgcctcattc gatcccaagaaatttcgtcaacgttcacacccaatgccttatccagacccatggtgcgtaccttacatagagcgtgcgggttttggtcatgttatgcatgtcgtaaatgccaccattgatgccaaattcattttggctctgtgtgaacgttggagacctgagacacacacttttcacctaccaactggtgaatgtaccgtcacattagaggatgtgtacatgcttttaggtcttagaatagatggtaagcctgtgaccggaaatgttcaacagcctaaccaaatatgtgttcaaatgttgggggtagatctggtcgagggtgaggggtctgccaaagcaaggggtcagggtattaaattatctagcctacaattgtaccacgactccataactttgactgaggaatcctccgaacaagaaaaagtcataaaaacccggtttacattatgctattgtttgggaacttgctatttcccgaagggacaggaaatagcataa
- the LOC127122483 gene encoding secreted RxLR effector protein 161-like — translation MYDCKPFDISLVVNEKLKKENGGRLVDASIYRSLVGSLFYLTTSRPDLMFAASLFSRFMSKPIHLHLGEAKRVIRYVMGTMEHEIRFEKNSKHEAKGYCDSDLAESVDDMKSTSDYIFNLGLGVISWCSKKQDIVAQSSAEAKYLVADLTTQQSLWLRRILEDIGEK, via the coding sequence ATGTATGACTGCAAACCTTTTGATATTTCTTTAGTTGTGAATGAAAAATTAAAGAAGGAAAATGGTGGAAGATTAGTCGATGCAAGCATATATAGAAGTTTGGTTGGAAGCTTGTTTTATCTTACAACTTCAAGGCCCGATTTAATGTTTGCTGCTAGTTTATTCTCAAGATTCATGAGTAAACCAATTCATTTACATCTTGGGGAAGCAAAAAGAGTTATAAGGTATGTCATGGGAACCATGGAGCATGAAATCAGATTTGAGAAGAATTCTAAACATGAAGCTAAAGGTTATTGTGATAGTGACTTGGCCGAAAGTGTTGATGATATGAAGAGCACTTCAGATTATATATTCAACCTTGGTTTAGGTGTGATCTCTTGGTGCTCAAAGAAGCAAGATATTGTGGCACAATCTTCTGCTGAAGCTAAGTATTTAGTAGCTGATTTGACTACACAACAATCACTTTGGTTGAGAAGAATATTAGAAGATATTGGAGAGAAGTAA